One Pleuronectes platessa chromosome 20, fPlePla1.1, whole genome shotgun sequence DNA window includes the following coding sequences:
- the pan3 gene encoding PAN2-PAN3 deadenylation complex subunit PAN3 isoform X3 has product MNSGLPVSAAPLGGVGIPNVKVKFCRYYAKDKTCFYGEECQFLHEDPSMTSLPLHGGGSPVPLSMAGGGGTPAGYPLGGSAAACPGVGGAGVSKKSETLGPAVTSLEGQMLTIPGMEGANLSDASLTNSYFSSSFIGVNGFGSPAESKYSMMQRMTTSSSSPSLLNDGAKNFSHSTHDPVNSPTSSLFSDFGALSISQRRKAPNPTASEFIPKGAPRMAAMPQATVQAFPSPVFPHPSLSSSTAAALAPGMSLSAGSSPLHSPKITPHTSPAPRRRSHTPNPANYMGPNTAADQGAHIIQKETVGGTTYFYTDNTPAPMAGMVFPTYHIYPPTAPHVAYMQPKANAPSFFMADELRQELINRHLITMAQIDHSENPDVPSEVDSYHSLFPIEALPPPNRMQKTSNFSYITSCYKAVNSKDDLPYCLRRIHGFRLANTKCMMLVDMWKKIQHSNSVTLREVFTTKAFGDHSLVFSYDFHAGAETMFGRHFNDPAADSYFTKRKWGQHEPPPPRQHAGLLPESLIWAYIVQLSSALRTIHTAGLACRVMDPSKILITGKTRLRVNCVGVFDVLTFDSSQTNHLALMPQYQQADLVSLGKVVLALACNSLAGIQRENLQKAMELVSINYSSDLKNLILYLLTEQSRMRSVNDIMPMIGARFYTQLDASQMRNDVIEEDLAKEVQNGRLFRLLAKLGTINERPEFQKDPSWSETGDRYLLKLLRDHLFHQVTEAGTPWIDLSHIVSCLNKLDAGVPEKISLVSRDEKSILVVTYSDLKRCFDSTFQELQAAASGSL; this is encoded by the exons ATGAACAGTGGACTCCCAGTTTCAGCTGCTCCGCTCGGGGGTGTCGGGATACCCAATGTCAAGGTGAAGTTCTGCCGATACTATGCGAAAGACAAGACGTGCTTTTACGGAGAAGAGTGTCAGTTCCTACACGAAGATCCGTCCATGACAAGCCTGCCGCTTCACGGTGGCGGTAGCCCTGTCCCGTTGTCTATGGCCGGGGGTGGCGGGACGCCAGCTGGGTATCCCCTCGGTGGTTCCGCGGCGGCCTGCCCGGGTGTCGGGGGGGCCGGAGTGTCCAAGAAGAGCGAAACCTTGGGGCCTGCAGTCACGTCGCTGGAGGGACAGATGCTAACCA TCCCAGGGATGGAGGGCGCAAACCTGAGCGATGCCAGTCTCACCAACTCTTacttcagcagcagcttcattgGGGTCAATGGGTTTGGAAGCCCAGCAGAGTCTAAATACTCCATGATGCAG CGAATGActaccagcagcagctcccccaGTCTCCTCAATGACGGTGCCAAGAACTTCAGCCACAGCACTCACG ATCCAGTGAATTCTCCGACATCCTCACTCTTCAGTGACTTTGGTGCTCTCAGCATTTCTCAAAGGAGAAAG GCTCCTAACCCAACAGCGAGTGAGTTCATCCCTAAGGGAGCTCCACGTATGGCCGCCATGCCACAGGCCACTGTCCAGGCCTTCCCCTCACCTGTCTTTCCACATCCCAGTCTCAGCAGTtccacagctgctgcactgGCTCCAG GCATGTCCTTGTCTGCcggctcttctcctcttcactccCCGAAAATAACGCCGCACACCTCACCCGCCCCTCGTCGGCGCAGTCATACCCCAAACCCTGCAAACTACATGGGGCCCAACACTGCAGCGGACCAGGGCGCTCACATTATCCAGAAGGAAACTGTAGGGGGGACCACCTACTTCTACACAGACAACACCCCAGCACCGATGGCGGGGATG GTGTTTCCTACGTACCATATCTACCCCCCCACTGCACCCCATGTGGCTTACATGCAGCCGAAAGCGAATGCCCCGTCCTTCTTTATGGCTGATGAACTTCGACAG GAGTTAATAAACAGACATCTGATAACCATGGCCCAGATTGACCATTCAGAAAACCCAG ATGTACCGTCTGAAGTGGACAGCTACCACAGCCTGTTTCCCATCGAGGCCCTCCCCCCACCAAACCGCATGCAGAAGACCAGCAACTTCAGCTACATCACCTCCTGCTACAAGGCCGTCAACAGCAAGGATGACCTGCCTTACTGCCTAAGGAGGATACATG GTTTCCGCCTCGCTAACACCAAGTGCATGATGCTGGTCGACATGTGGAAGAAGATCCAGCACTCAAACTCTGTAACGCTGAGGGAGGTCTTCACCACCAAGGCCTTTGGAGACCACT CGTTGGTGTTCTCTTATGACTTCCACGCGGGTGCAGAAACCATGTTCGGCAGACACTTCAATGACCCAGCAGCGGACTCGTACTTCACTAAGAGGAAGTGGG GACAACATGAGCCTCCTCCACCACGGCAGCACGCAGGTCTGCTCCCAGAGTCTCTGATCTGGGCCTACATTGTTCAGCTCAGCTCGGCCCTGCGCACCATCCACACCGCGGGCCTGGCCTGTCGTGTCATGGACCCCAGCAAGATTCTCATCACTGGCAAGACCAg GTTACGGGTGAACTGTGTTGGAGTGTTTGATGTCTTAACATTTGACAGCAGTCAGACCAATCATCTTGCCCTAATGCCACAGTACCAG CAAGCAGACCTAGTGTCACTGGGCAAGGTGGTGCTGGCGTTGGCATGTAACTCCCTGGCTGGCATTCAAAGAGAGAACCTGCAGAAGGCCATGGAGCTGGTGTCTATCAACTACTCTTCAGACCTCAAGAACCTCATTCT gtatCTGCTGACAGAACAGTCTCGCATGCGCAGCGTCAATGACATAATGCCGATGATCGGAGCCCGATTCTACACACAGCTAGATGCATCGCAGATGAGGAACGATGTGATCGAGGAGGACCTGGCCAAG GAGGTACAAAACGGCCGTCTCTTCCGTCTGTTGGCCAAACTGGGCACCATCAATGAGCGTCCAGA GTTTCAGAAGGACCCATCGTGGTCAGAGACGGGGGACCGCTACCTGTTGAAGCTTTTGCGGGATCACTTGTTTCACCAGGTGACAGAAGCTGGGACGCCCTGGATCGACCTCAGCCACATCGTCTCCTGCCTCAACAAA CTGGATGCTGGTGTTCCTGAGAAGATCAGTCTTGTGTCTCGGGATGAGAAAAGCATCCTGGTTGTGACCTACTCGGACCTGAAGCGCTGCTTTGACAGCACCTTCCAGGAGCTGCAGGCCGCAGCCTCTGGCTCTCTGTAG
- the pan3 gene encoding PAN2-PAN3 deadenylation complex subunit PAN3 isoform X1 — translation MNHSLIISGGGGGAMNSGLPVSAAPLGGVGIPNVKVKFCRYYAKDKTCFYGEECQFLHEDPSMTSLPLHGGGSPVPLSMAGGGGTPAGYPLGGSAAACPGVGGAGVSKKSETLGPAVTSLEGQMLTIPGMEGANLSDASLTNSYFSSSFIGVNGFGSPAESKYSMMQRMTTSSSSPSLLNDGAKNFSHSTHDPVNSPTSSLFSDFGALSISQRRKAPNPTASEFIPKGAPRMAAMPQATVQAFPSPVFPHPSLSSSTAAALAPGMSLSAGSSPLHSPKITPHTSPAPRRRSHTPNPANYMGPNTAADQGAHIIQKETVGGTTYFYTDNTPAPMAGMVFPTYHIYPPTAPHVAYMQPKANAPSFFMADELRQELINRHLITMAQIDHSENPDVPSEVDSYHSLFPIEALPPPNRMQKTSNFSYITSCYKAVNSKDDLPYCLRRIHGFRLANTKCMMLVDMWKKIQHSNSVTLREVFTTKAFGDHSLVFSYDFHAGAETMFGRHFNDPAADSYFTKRKWGQHEPPPPRQHAGLLPESLIWAYIVQLSSALRTIHTAGLACRVMDPSKILITGKTRLRVNCVGVFDVLTFDSSQTNHLALMPQYQQADLVSLGKVVLALACNSLAGIQRENLQKAMELVSINYSSDLKNLILYLLTEQSRMRSVNDIMPMIGARFYTQLDASQMRNDVIEEDLAKEVQNGRLFRLLAKLGTINERPEFQKDPSWSETGDRYLLKLLRDHLFHQVTEAGTPWIDLSHIVSCLNKLDAGVPEKISLVSRDEKSILVVTYSDLKRCFDSTFQELQAAASGSL, via the exons ATGAACCATAGCCTTATAAT cagcggcggcggcggcggtgcCATGAACAGTGGACTCCCAGTTTCAGCTGCTCCGCTCGGGGGTGTCGGGATACCCAATGTCAAGGTGAAGTTCTGCCGATACTATGCGAAAGACAAGACGTGCTTTTACGGAGAAGAGTGTCAGTTCCTACACGAAGATCCGTCCATGACAAGCCTGCCGCTTCACGGTGGCGGTAGCCCTGTCCCGTTGTCTATGGCCGGGGGTGGCGGGACGCCAGCTGGGTATCCCCTCGGTGGTTCCGCGGCGGCCTGCCCGGGTGTCGGGGGGGCCGGAGTGTCCAAGAAGAGCGAAACCTTGGGGCCTGCAGTCACGTCGCTGGAGGGACAGATGCTAACCA TCCCAGGGATGGAGGGCGCAAACCTGAGCGATGCCAGTCTCACCAACTCTTacttcagcagcagcttcattgGGGTCAATGGGTTTGGAAGCCCAGCAGAGTCTAAATACTCCATGATGCAG CGAATGActaccagcagcagctcccccaGTCTCCTCAATGACGGTGCCAAGAACTTCAGCCACAGCACTCACG ATCCAGTGAATTCTCCGACATCCTCACTCTTCAGTGACTTTGGTGCTCTCAGCATTTCTCAAAGGAGAAAG GCTCCTAACCCAACAGCGAGTGAGTTCATCCCTAAGGGAGCTCCACGTATGGCCGCCATGCCACAGGCCACTGTCCAGGCCTTCCCCTCACCTGTCTTTCCACATCCCAGTCTCAGCAGTtccacagctgctgcactgGCTCCAG GCATGTCCTTGTCTGCcggctcttctcctcttcactccCCGAAAATAACGCCGCACACCTCACCCGCCCCTCGTCGGCGCAGTCATACCCCAAACCCTGCAAACTACATGGGGCCCAACACTGCAGCGGACCAGGGCGCTCACATTATCCAGAAGGAAACTGTAGGGGGGACCACCTACTTCTACACAGACAACACCCCAGCACCGATGGCGGGGATG GTGTTTCCTACGTACCATATCTACCCCCCCACTGCACCCCATGTGGCTTACATGCAGCCGAAAGCGAATGCCCCGTCCTTCTTTATGGCTGATGAACTTCGACAG GAGTTAATAAACAGACATCTGATAACCATGGCCCAGATTGACCATTCAGAAAACCCAG ATGTACCGTCTGAAGTGGACAGCTACCACAGCCTGTTTCCCATCGAGGCCCTCCCCCCACCAAACCGCATGCAGAAGACCAGCAACTTCAGCTACATCACCTCCTGCTACAAGGCCGTCAACAGCAAGGATGACCTGCCTTACTGCCTAAGGAGGATACATG GTTTCCGCCTCGCTAACACCAAGTGCATGATGCTGGTCGACATGTGGAAGAAGATCCAGCACTCAAACTCTGTAACGCTGAGGGAGGTCTTCACCACCAAGGCCTTTGGAGACCACT CGTTGGTGTTCTCTTATGACTTCCACGCGGGTGCAGAAACCATGTTCGGCAGACACTTCAATGACCCAGCAGCGGACTCGTACTTCACTAAGAGGAAGTGGG GACAACATGAGCCTCCTCCACCACGGCAGCACGCAGGTCTGCTCCCAGAGTCTCTGATCTGGGCCTACATTGTTCAGCTCAGCTCGGCCCTGCGCACCATCCACACCGCGGGCCTGGCCTGTCGTGTCATGGACCCCAGCAAGATTCTCATCACTGGCAAGACCAg GTTACGGGTGAACTGTGTTGGAGTGTTTGATGTCTTAACATTTGACAGCAGTCAGACCAATCATCTTGCCCTAATGCCACAGTACCAG CAAGCAGACCTAGTGTCACTGGGCAAGGTGGTGCTGGCGTTGGCATGTAACTCCCTGGCTGGCATTCAAAGAGAGAACCTGCAGAAGGCCATGGAGCTGGTGTCTATCAACTACTCTTCAGACCTCAAGAACCTCATTCT gtatCTGCTGACAGAACAGTCTCGCATGCGCAGCGTCAATGACATAATGCCGATGATCGGAGCCCGATTCTACACACAGCTAGATGCATCGCAGATGAGGAACGATGTGATCGAGGAGGACCTGGCCAAG GAGGTACAAAACGGCCGTCTCTTCCGTCTGTTGGCCAAACTGGGCACCATCAATGAGCGTCCAGA GTTTCAGAAGGACCCATCGTGGTCAGAGACGGGGGACCGCTACCTGTTGAAGCTTTTGCGGGATCACTTGTTTCACCAGGTGACAGAAGCTGGGACGCCCTGGATCGACCTCAGCCACATCGTCTCCTGCCTCAACAAA CTGGATGCTGGTGTTCCTGAGAAGATCAGTCTTGTGTCTCGGGATGAGAAAAGCATCCTGGTTGTGACCTACTCGGACCTGAAGCGCTGCTTTGACAGCACCTTCCAGGAGCTGCAGGCCGCAGCCTCTGGCTCTCTGTAG
- the pan3 gene encoding PAN2-PAN3 deadenylation complex subunit PAN3 isoform X4, translated as MEGANLSDASLTNSYFSSSFIGVNGFGSPAESKYSMMQRMTTSSSSPSLLNDGAKNFSHSTHDPVNSPTSSLFSDFGALSISQRRKAPNPTASEFIPKGAPRMAAMPQATVQAFPSPVFPHPSLSSSTAAALAPGMSLSAGSSPLHSPKITPHTSPAPRRRSHTPNPANYMGPNTAADQGAHIIQKETVGGTTYFYTDNTPAPMAGMVFPTYHIYPPTAPHVAYMQPKANAPSFFMADELRQELINRHLITMAQIDHSENPDVPSEVDSYHSLFPIEALPPPNRMQKTSNFSYITSCYKAVNSKDDLPYCLRRIHGFRLANTKCMMLVDMWKKIQHSNSVTLREVFTTKAFGDHSLVFSYDFHAGAETMFGRHFNDPAADSYFTKRKWGQHEPPPPRQHAGLLPESLIWAYIVQLSSALRTIHTAGLACRVMDPSKILITGKTRLRVNCVGVFDVLTFDSSQTNHLALMPQYQQADLVSLGKVVLALACNSLAGIQRENLQKAMELVSINYSSDLKNLILYLLTEQSRMRSVNDIMPMIGARFYTQLDASQMRNDVIEEDLAKEVQNGRLFRLLAKLGTINERPEFQKDPSWSETGDRYLLKLLRDHLFHQVTEAGTPWIDLSHIVSCLNKLDAGVPEKISLVSRDEKSILVVTYSDLKRCFDSTFQELQAAASGSL; from the exons ATGGAGGGCGCAAACCTGAGCGATGCCAGTCTCACCAACTCTTacttcagcagcagcttcattgGGGTCAATGGGTTTGGAAGCCCAGCAGAGTCTAAATACTCCATGATGCAG CGAATGActaccagcagcagctcccccaGTCTCCTCAATGACGGTGCCAAGAACTTCAGCCACAGCACTCACG ATCCAGTGAATTCTCCGACATCCTCACTCTTCAGTGACTTTGGTGCTCTCAGCATTTCTCAAAGGAGAAAG GCTCCTAACCCAACAGCGAGTGAGTTCATCCCTAAGGGAGCTCCACGTATGGCCGCCATGCCACAGGCCACTGTCCAGGCCTTCCCCTCACCTGTCTTTCCACATCCCAGTCTCAGCAGTtccacagctgctgcactgGCTCCAG GCATGTCCTTGTCTGCcggctcttctcctcttcactccCCGAAAATAACGCCGCACACCTCACCCGCCCCTCGTCGGCGCAGTCATACCCCAAACCCTGCAAACTACATGGGGCCCAACACTGCAGCGGACCAGGGCGCTCACATTATCCAGAAGGAAACTGTAGGGGGGACCACCTACTTCTACACAGACAACACCCCAGCACCGATGGCGGGGATG GTGTTTCCTACGTACCATATCTACCCCCCCACTGCACCCCATGTGGCTTACATGCAGCCGAAAGCGAATGCCCCGTCCTTCTTTATGGCTGATGAACTTCGACAG GAGTTAATAAACAGACATCTGATAACCATGGCCCAGATTGACCATTCAGAAAACCCAG ATGTACCGTCTGAAGTGGACAGCTACCACAGCCTGTTTCCCATCGAGGCCCTCCCCCCACCAAACCGCATGCAGAAGACCAGCAACTTCAGCTACATCACCTCCTGCTACAAGGCCGTCAACAGCAAGGATGACCTGCCTTACTGCCTAAGGAGGATACATG GTTTCCGCCTCGCTAACACCAAGTGCATGATGCTGGTCGACATGTGGAAGAAGATCCAGCACTCAAACTCTGTAACGCTGAGGGAGGTCTTCACCACCAAGGCCTTTGGAGACCACT CGTTGGTGTTCTCTTATGACTTCCACGCGGGTGCAGAAACCATGTTCGGCAGACACTTCAATGACCCAGCAGCGGACTCGTACTTCACTAAGAGGAAGTGGG GACAACATGAGCCTCCTCCACCACGGCAGCACGCAGGTCTGCTCCCAGAGTCTCTGATCTGGGCCTACATTGTTCAGCTCAGCTCGGCCCTGCGCACCATCCACACCGCGGGCCTGGCCTGTCGTGTCATGGACCCCAGCAAGATTCTCATCACTGGCAAGACCAg GTTACGGGTGAACTGTGTTGGAGTGTTTGATGTCTTAACATTTGACAGCAGTCAGACCAATCATCTTGCCCTAATGCCACAGTACCAG CAAGCAGACCTAGTGTCACTGGGCAAGGTGGTGCTGGCGTTGGCATGTAACTCCCTGGCTGGCATTCAAAGAGAGAACCTGCAGAAGGCCATGGAGCTGGTGTCTATCAACTACTCTTCAGACCTCAAGAACCTCATTCT gtatCTGCTGACAGAACAGTCTCGCATGCGCAGCGTCAATGACATAATGCCGATGATCGGAGCCCGATTCTACACACAGCTAGATGCATCGCAGATGAGGAACGATGTGATCGAGGAGGACCTGGCCAAG GAGGTACAAAACGGCCGTCTCTTCCGTCTGTTGGCCAAACTGGGCACCATCAATGAGCGTCCAGA GTTTCAGAAGGACCCATCGTGGTCAGAGACGGGGGACCGCTACCTGTTGAAGCTTTTGCGGGATCACTTGTTTCACCAGGTGACAGAAGCTGGGACGCCCTGGATCGACCTCAGCCACATCGTCTCCTGCCTCAACAAA CTGGATGCTGGTGTTCCTGAGAAGATCAGTCTTGTGTCTCGGGATGAGAAAAGCATCCTGGTTGTGACCTACTCGGACCTGAAGCGCTGCTTTGACAGCACCTTCCAGGAGCTGCAGGCCGCAGCCTCTGGCTCTCTGTAG
- the pan3 gene encoding PAN2-PAN3 deadenylation complex subunit PAN3 isoform X2: MNHSLIIGGGGGAMNSGLPVSAAPLGGVGIPNVKVKFCRYYAKDKTCFYGEECQFLHEDPSMTSLPLHGGGSPVPLSMAGGGGTPAGYPLGGSAAACPGVGGAGVSKKSETLGPAVTSLEGQMLTIPGMEGANLSDASLTNSYFSSSFIGVNGFGSPAESKYSMMQRMTTSSSSPSLLNDGAKNFSHSTHDPVNSPTSSLFSDFGALSISQRRKAPNPTASEFIPKGAPRMAAMPQATVQAFPSPVFPHPSLSSSTAAALAPGMSLSAGSSPLHSPKITPHTSPAPRRRSHTPNPANYMGPNTAADQGAHIIQKETVGGTTYFYTDNTPAPMAGMVFPTYHIYPPTAPHVAYMQPKANAPSFFMADELRQELINRHLITMAQIDHSENPDVPSEVDSYHSLFPIEALPPPNRMQKTSNFSYITSCYKAVNSKDDLPYCLRRIHGFRLANTKCMMLVDMWKKIQHSNSVTLREVFTTKAFGDHSLVFSYDFHAGAETMFGRHFNDPAADSYFTKRKWGQHEPPPPRQHAGLLPESLIWAYIVQLSSALRTIHTAGLACRVMDPSKILITGKTRLRVNCVGVFDVLTFDSSQTNHLALMPQYQQADLVSLGKVVLALACNSLAGIQRENLQKAMELVSINYSSDLKNLILYLLTEQSRMRSVNDIMPMIGARFYTQLDASQMRNDVIEEDLAKEVQNGRLFRLLAKLGTINERPEFQKDPSWSETGDRYLLKLLRDHLFHQVTEAGTPWIDLSHIVSCLNKLDAGVPEKISLVSRDEKSILVVTYSDLKRCFDSTFQELQAAASGSL, encoded by the exons ATGAACCATAGCCTTATAAT cggcggcggcggcggtgcCATGAACAGTGGACTCCCAGTTTCAGCTGCTCCGCTCGGGGGTGTCGGGATACCCAATGTCAAGGTGAAGTTCTGCCGATACTATGCGAAAGACAAGACGTGCTTTTACGGAGAAGAGTGTCAGTTCCTACACGAAGATCCGTCCATGACAAGCCTGCCGCTTCACGGTGGCGGTAGCCCTGTCCCGTTGTCTATGGCCGGGGGTGGCGGGACGCCAGCTGGGTATCCCCTCGGTGGTTCCGCGGCGGCCTGCCCGGGTGTCGGGGGGGCCGGAGTGTCCAAGAAGAGCGAAACCTTGGGGCCTGCAGTCACGTCGCTGGAGGGACAGATGCTAACCA TCCCAGGGATGGAGGGCGCAAACCTGAGCGATGCCAGTCTCACCAACTCTTacttcagcagcagcttcattgGGGTCAATGGGTTTGGAAGCCCAGCAGAGTCTAAATACTCCATGATGCAG CGAATGActaccagcagcagctcccccaGTCTCCTCAATGACGGTGCCAAGAACTTCAGCCACAGCACTCACG ATCCAGTGAATTCTCCGACATCCTCACTCTTCAGTGACTTTGGTGCTCTCAGCATTTCTCAAAGGAGAAAG GCTCCTAACCCAACAGCGAGTGAGTTCATCCCTAAGGGAGCTCCACGTATGGCCGCCATGCCACAGGCCACTGTCCAGGCCTTCCCCTCACCTGTCTTTCCACATCCCAGTCTCAGCAGTtccacagctgctgcactgGCTCCAG GCATGTCCTTGTCTGCcggctcttctcctcttcactccCCGAAAATAACGCCGCACACCTCACCCGCCCCTCGTCGGCGCAGTCATACCCCAAACCCTGCAAACTACATGGGGCCCAACACTGCAGCGGACCAGGGCGCTCACATTATCCAGAAGGAAACTGTAGGGGGGACCACCTACTTCTACACAGACAACACCCCAGCACCGATGGCGGGGATG GTGTTTCCTACGTACCATATCTACCCCCCCACTGCACCCCATGTGGCTTACATGCAGCCGAAAGCGAATGCCCCGTCCTTCTTTATGGCTGATGAACTTCGACAG GAGTTAATAAACAGACATCTGATAACCATGGCCCAGATTGACCATTCAGAAAACCCAG ATGTACCGTCTGAAGTGGACAGCTACCACAGCCTGTTTCCCATCGAGGCCCTCCCCCCACCAAACCGCATGCAGAAGACCAGCAACTTCAGCTACATCACCTCCTGCTACAAGGCCGTCAACAGCAAGGATGACCTGCCTTACTGCCTAAGGAGGATACATG GTTTCCGCCTCGCTAACACCAAGTGCATGATGCTGGTCGACATGTGGAAGAAGATCCAGCACTCAAACTCTGTAACGCTGAGGGAGGTCTTCACCACCAAGGCCTTTGGAGACCACT CGTTGGTGTTCTCTTATGACTTCCACGCGGGTGCAGAAACCATGTTCGGCAGACACTTCAATGACCCAGCAGCGGACTCGTACTTCACTAAGAGGAAGTGGG GACAACATGAGCCTCCTCCACCACGGCAGCACGCAGGTCTGCTCCCAGAGTCTCTGATCTGGGCCTACATTGTTCAGCTCAGCTCGGCCCTGCGCACCATCCACACCGCGGGCCTGGCCTGTCGTGTCATGGACCCCAGCAAGATTCTCATCACTGGCAAGACCAg GTTACGGGTGAACTGTGTTGGAGTGTTTGATGTCTTAACATTTGACAGCAGTCAGACCAATCATCTTGCCCTAATGCCACAGTACCAG CAAGCAGACCTAGTGTCACTGGGCAAGGTGGTGCTGGCGTTGGCATGTAACTCCCTGGCTGGCATTCAAAGAGAGAACCTGCAGAAGGCCATGGAGCTGGTGTCTATCAACTACTCTTCAGACCTCAAGAACCTCATTCT gtatCTGCTGACAGAACAGTCTCGCATGCGCAGCGTCAATGACATAATGCCGATGATCGGAGCCCGATTCTACACACAGCTAGATGCATCGCAGATGAGGAACGATGTGATCGAGGAGGACCTGGCCAAG GAGGTACAAAACGGCCGTCTCTTCCGTCTGTTGGCCAAACTGGGCACCATCAATGAGCGTCCAGA GTTTCAGAAGGACCCATCGTGGTCAGAGACGGGGGACCGCTACCTGTTGAAGCTTTTGCGGGATCACTTGTTTCACCAGGTGACAGAAGCTGGGACGCCCTGGATCGACCTCAGCCACATCGTCTCCTGCCTCAACAAA CTGGATGCTGGTGTTCCTGAGAAGATCAGTCTTGTGTCTCGGGATGAGAAAAGCATCCTGGTTGTGACCTACTCGGACCTGAAGCGCTGCTTTGACAGCACCTTCCAGGAGCTGCAGGCCGCAGCCTCTGGCTCTCTGTAG